Proteins from a genomic interval of Cognatishimia sp. WU-CL00825:
- a CDS encoding glutathionylspermidine synthase family protein: MQKISLPERPGWRDKAQEVGFTFADMHGEPYWDETSAYQFSLRQIEDDIEDPSTELHAMCRDAVATIIQSQELMERLAIPEEHRDYVANSWQQEEPEIYGRFDLAYDGNGPAKMLEYNADTPTSLYESASFQWSWLEDQLETGVLQTGDDQFNGIHEALVDRFRAVFAPDSNLHFTAVGGDPEDYATVEAMGWAAREAGLGAHYTDLEKIGLSDKGQFLDDEDRVIGTLFKLYPWEDLLRDDYAKHLQTAQCLMLEPAWKSVLSNKGLLPVLWQLFEGHPNLLPAYFEDDAAKSALNETFVRKPLFSREGASIQIVEQGVETEASPNNDYAAHARILQAYTPLPNFDGFHPVIGAWIIGQECAGIGIREDRARITQNMSRFKPHFIRS, from the coding sequence ATGCAAAAGATTTCATTGCCAGAGCGCCCGGGTTGGCGCGACAAAGCCCAAGAAGTTGGGTTCACCTTTGCGGACATGCACGGTGAACCCTATTGGGACGAAACCTCGGCCTATCAGTTTTCCTTGCGTCAAATCGAAGATGACATCGAAGACCCGTCAACAGAACTGCACGCGATGTGCCGTGACGCTGTTGCAACGATCATCCAAAGCCAAGAGCTGATGGAACGTCTGGCGATCCCCGAAGAACATCGTGATTATGTGGCCAACAGCTGGCAGCAAGAAGAGCCGGAAATCTATGGTCGTTTTGATTTGGCCTATGATGGCAACGGGCCAGCTAAGATGCTGGAATATAACGCGGACACACCTACCTCGCTTTATGAAAGCGCCTCGTTTCAATGGAGCTGGCTAGAGGACCAACTAGAAACTGGTGTATTGCAGACCGGCGATGATCAATTCAACGGCATCCACGAGGCGCTGGTAGACCGGTTTCGCGCGGTTTTTGCGCCCGATAGCAATCTGCATTTTACCGCCGTCGGTGGTGATCCCGAAGACTATGCCACCGTCGAGGCCATGGGCTGGGCGGCCCGCGAAGCAGGGCTTGGCGCGCATTATACGGACCTTGAAAAAATTGGGCTCAGCGACAAAGGGCAATTTCTGGATGATGAAGACAGGGTTATTGGAACCTTGTTTAAATTGTACCCCTGGGAAGACCTGCTGCGGGACGACTATGCAAAACACCTTCAGACCGCCCAATGTTTAATGCTCGAACCCGCGTGGAAATCTGTCTTGTCAAACAAAGGGCTTTTGCCAGTCCTTTGGCAATTGTTTGAAGGCCACCCAAATTTGCTGCCCGCCTATTTCGAAGACGACGCCGCCAAATCTGCGCTGAACGAAACCTTTGTGCGCAAACCGCTTTTCTCGCGTGAAGGGGCCTCTATTCAGATTGTCGAACAAGGCGTTGAAACCGAAGCCTCGCCCAACAACGACTATGCCGCCCATGCACGAATCCTTCAGGCCTATACGCCTTTGCCTAATTTTGACGGCTTTCACCCAGTTATCGGCGCTTGGATCATTGGACAAGAATGCGCAGGGATTGGCATTCGTGAAGACCGGGCGCGCATCACCCAAAATATGTCACGCTTTAAACCGCATTTTATCCGCTCATAA
- a CDS encoding glycosyltransferase family 2 protein, with the protein MTQHTPPIASVVVPAFNVATTIEETLIALQEQTLQNFEILVIDDGSTDQTSEVVKPFLGDPRLRYIRQANRGLAGARNTGISAAKSSYIGFCDADDLWTPDKLRLHVKHLSDAPTVGVSYSGSILIDDAGAPLGVAQSPKLGGITAADILKRNPVGNGSAFVLRRAALDDIAYQTPGADQRLSYFDESFRQSEDIEFWLRLALSTDWDFAGIAGHHTLYRVAKGGLSAHTERQLASWENVIAKLRPLDPEFFAAHECAARAYQLRYLARRAVSGDDGRAAISFLARAYSASKEPLWAEPNKSISTGLAAVFTLIFGINPMTVLSTLRTRPIH; encoded by the coding sequence ATGACACAGCACACACCCCCAATCGCTAGCGTGGTTGTTCCGGCGTTTAACGTTGCCACAACCATCGAAGAAACATTGATAGCCTTACAGGAACAAACCCTGCAGAATTTTGAAATTCTGGTGATCGATGATGGTTCAACCGATCAAACATCCGAGGTTGTAAAACCGTTCTTAGGCGATCCGCGCCTGCGCTATATCCGGCAAGCCAACCGCGGCTTGGCTGGGGCGCGCAACACTGGAATTTCTGCGGCCAAAAGCTCTTATATCGGGTTTTGTGACGCGGATGACCTGTGGACACCCGATAAATTACGTCTGCATGTCAAACACTTATCTGACGCGCCGACGGTTGGCGTCAGCTATTCCGGATCTATATTAATTGATGATGCTGGCGCACCGCTTGGGGTGGCGCAAAGCCCAAAATTGGGTGGGATCACAGCAGCAGACATCTTGAAACGCAACCCGGTTGGCAACGGATCAGCATTTGTACTGCGCCGCGCAGCACTTGATGACATTGCCTATCAAACCCCAGGTGCTGACCAAAGATTGTCCTATTTTGATGAAAGCTTTCGCCAATCTGAGGATATTGAATTTTGGCTGCGATTGGCGCTGTCCACGGATTGGGATTTTGCTGGCATTGCTGGTCACCACACCCTGTATCGTGTCGCCAAGGGTGGGCTTTCAGCCCATACGGAACGGCAACTGGCCTCTTGGGAGAATGTCATCGCCAAATTGCGCCCTTTGGACCCAGAGTTTTTTGCGGCCCACGAATGCGCTGCCCGTGCCTATCAGTTGCGGTATCTGGCCAGACGCGCGGTCAGTGGCGATGACGGTCGGGCTGCGATTTCCTTTCTTGCGCGGGCTTATTCAGCGTCAAAAGAGCCCCTGTGGGCCGAGCCGAACAAGTCGATTTCAACCGGGCTTGCGGCGGTGTTCACCCTGATTTTTGGCATCAATCCCATGACCGTTCTGAGCACGTTACGTACAAGACCCATCCATTGA
- a CDS encoding UxaA family hydrolase: protein MSDPLKTLSQGLLQLHPSDNISVLKKSVTKGSTLQSPHGEITISEALGMGHKVAITPIPQGSDVLKYGVPIGVASQDIARGDHVHLHNLSSRYTVIEDMEAQEND, encoded by the coding sequence GTGTCTGATCCCCTAAAAACCTTATCCCAAGGGCTTTTGCAGCTGCATCCCTCAGACAATATTTCTGTCCTAAAAAAATCGGTGACCAAGGGGAGCACCTTGCAATCACCCCATGGCGAGATCACCATTTCAGAGGCGTTGGGCATGGGCCACAAAGTGGCAATTACACCGATTCCACAGGGTTCAGACGTGCTCAAATACGGGGTGCCAATTGGCGTGGCGTCACAGGATATCGCCCGAGGTGATCATGTTCATCTTCATAACCTCTCCAGCCGTTACACCGTAATCGAAGATATGGAAGCACAAGAAAATGACTGA
- a CDS encoding DUF1190 domain-containing protein — protein sequence MKKRSKSVALCIVGAAAFTLAGCQEEQIDAQAFPDLQSCKAGADLNQFLSAEECEIAFAEAQQLHVESAPRYDSLQVCEDQHGAGACGNEQQAVQGGSGGIFMPLLTGYLIGNMLSGRNGMSAAQPLYRKAGGGFTNAAGTSAYSSNAGKAKLNTSQFAKPTKTAGKPPMTKASVASRGGFGKSKTGGRSLGG from the coding sequence ATGAAAAAACGTTCCAAATCCGTCGCTCTTTGTATCGTAGGTGCCGCCGCCTTTACGCTGGCAGGCTGCCAAGAAGAGCAAATCGATGCACAAGCATTCCCAGATCTGCAAAGCTGTAAAGCGGGGGCTGACCTCAATCAGTTCCTTTCGGCGGAAGAATGTGAAATCGCCTTTGCCGAAGCCCAGCAATTGCACGTTGAATCGGCCCCACGGTATGACAGCCTTCAGGTCTGCGAAGATCAACACGGGGCAGGGGCCTGCGGCAACGAACAGCAAGCGGTCCAAGGCGGATCTGGCGGCATCTTCATGCCTTTGCTCACCGGCTATCTGATCGGCAATATGCTAAGTGGACGCAATGGCATGTCTGCCGCGCAACCCTTGTATCGTAAGGCTGGCGGCGGCTTTACCAATGCGGCGGGCACCAGCGCTTATTCCAGCAACGCTGGCAAGGCAAAGCTGAACACATCGCAATTTGCCAAGCCGACAAAAACCGCAGGCAAACCACCGATGACAAAAGCCTCGGTTGCGTCGCGCGGCGGGTTTGGCAAATCAAAAACCGGCGGCCGCAGCCTTGGTGGCTAG
- a CDS encoding UxaA family hydrolase, translated as MTEKMTAWPRKDGRKGIRNTIVVAYLVECAHHVARQIIRPFEDADVHVIGFPGCFPNDYAQNMMETLCTHPNVGAVLMVSLGCENFRKAQLTSVIEQSGRPAELLTIQRSGGTMASVETGRAWVAQQLKSLAQQPLVEMHPSELVVGTICGGSDATSGITGNPAAGRAFDLLIQQGATCIFEETGELIGCEHIMAGRAATPELAKSLIDTVQKAEQYYAHMGYGSFSQGNAEGGLSTIEEKSLGAYAKSGDSQISGIVKPCIQPPKGGLYLLDVVPDGTPIFGFPNINDNAEIIEMISCGAHAVIFVTGRGSVVGSAISPVVKVCANPETYAHMAGDMDVNAGRILSEDASLASVGEEIFAKILGLAKGGRTASEKLGHQEFVLTYKTFDPLGPNCLPATQAAS; from the coding sequence ATGACTGAAAAAATGACGGCTTGGCCGCGCAAGGATGGCCGTAAAGGCATTCGAAATACCATTGTTGTGGCCTACTTGGTGGAATGCGCCCACCATGTGGCGCGCCAGATCATACGCCCGTTCGAAGACGCTGACGTGCATGTCATTGGCTTTCCGGGCTGTTTTCCAAATGACTATGCCCAGAACATGATGGAAACCCTTTGCACCCACCCCAATGTGGGCGCGGTGCTGATGGTTTCTTTGGGCTGCGAGAACTTTCGCAAAGCTCAGTTAACAAGCGTGATAGAACAAAGCGGCCGACCAGCAGAGCTGCTGACAATTCAGCGATCAGGTGGAACGATGGCCTCTGTCGAAACTGGCCGCGCCTGGGTTGCGCAACAGCTCAAATCGCTGGCGCAGCAGCCACTGGTCGAAATGCATCCTTCTGAACTGGTGGTGGGCACAATATGCGGTGGCAGCGACGCCACGTCTGGTATCACCGGCAACCCCGCTGCAGGGCGGGCGTTTGATTTGCTGATCCAGCAGGGCGCAACCTGTATTTTTGAGGAAACCGGCGAATTGATTGGATGTGAACACATCATGGCAGGCCGCGCCGCCACGCCCGAATTGGCCAAAAGCCTGATCGACACCGTTCAAAAAGCCGAACAGTATTATGCACACATGGGCTATGGGTCGTTTTCGCAAGGCAACGCCGAAGGTGGCCTGTCCACGATCGAAGAAAAGTCACTGGGGGCCTATGCCAAATCCGGAGATAGCCAGATTTCCGGCATCGTAAAACCCTGCATCCAGCCCCCCAAAGGCGGTCTTTATCTATTGGATGTGGTGCCTGATGGTACACCAATATTTGGCTTCCCGAACATCAACGACAACGCCGAAATTATCGAAATGATTTCCTGTGGCGCACATGCGGTGATTTTTGTCACCGGGCGCGGGTCAGTTGTGGGTTCTGCCATCTCGCCGGTTGTCAAAGTCTGCGCCAATCCAGAAACCTATGCACATATGGCCGGCGACATGGATGTGAACGCCGGGCGTATTCTCAGCGAAGACGCCTCTTTAGCCTCTGTCGGAGAAGAAATCTTTGCCAAAATCCTGGGTCTTGCCAAGGGCGGTCGCACCGCATCAGAAAAACTTGGCCATCAAGAGTTTGTATTGACCTATAAGACATTTGACCCTTTGGGCCCCAACTGCCTTCCAGCAACACAGGCGGCATCATGA
- a CDS encoding glycosyltransferase family A protein: MPQFTIIIPCHNAVETIETTLNAVRAQSVTEWEAICVDDGSTDATARILDQAALADDRFRVLRIANRGPSVARNLGAALAKGEVLCYCDADDYWEATKLAQLQCAFADPDVDGVFAKVAFFASAGQAKTYSSVPKSALTLPMLMGENPVCCMSNLSIRRGLFTSLGGLSDGFVHNEDLEWLLRLVGNGANIVGLDSLQVWYRTSRGGLSADLSKMAMSRKKALQVAMGFGCPPTRENEAVYLRYLARRALRLDNGGATALRFVLRGIGLAPRAFLMPPRRGAATALAALFAPILPLPMRRALFAR, translated from the coding sequence GAGACCATCGAGACAACATTGAATGCTGTGCGCGCCCAAAGCGTGACCGAATGGGAAGCGATCTGCGTGGATGACGGATCAACAGACGCCACAGCGCGGATACTTGACCAAGCTGCTCTGGCAGACGATCGGTTTCGGGTGTTGCGCATTGCCAACCGAGGCCCCTCTGTGGCCCGCAATCTGGGGGCGGCTTTGGCCAAGGGCGAGGTGCTTTGTTATTGTGACGCCGACGACTATTGGGAGGCGACAAAGCTCGCGCAATTACAATGCGCCTTTGCAGATCCTGACGTGGATGGCGTGTTTGCCAAAGTTGCTTTCTTTGCCTCTGCGGGACAGGCAAAGACCTATTCGAGCGTGCCGAAATCTGCGCTGACATTGCCTATGTTGATGGGTGAAAACCCGGTGTGCTGCATGTCAAACCTGTCCATTCGGCGCGGGCTTTTCACGTCTTTGGGGGGCTTATCTGACGGGTTTGTCCATAACGAAGATTTGGAATGGTTGCTGCGGTTGGTGGGGAATGGCGCCAATATCGTCGGGTTGGACAGCCTGCAAGTTTGGTATCGCACCTCGCGTGGCGGCTTGTCTGCCGACCTGTCAAAAATGGCAATGTCGCGCAAGAAGGCGCTGCAGGTGGCTATGGGTTTTGGTTGCCCGCCGACTCGTGAAAACGAAGCTGTCTATCTGCGGTATCTGGCGCGGCGTGCCCTGCGTCTGGACAATGGTGGCGCGACTGCCCTGCGTTTTGTTTTGCGCGGGATCGGTCTGGCTCCGCGTGCCTTTTTGATGCCACCACGCCGGGGGGCTGCGACGGCTCTGGCAGCCCTTTTCGCGCCAATTCTGCCACTCCCCATGCGCCGCGCGTTGTTTGCGCGTTAA
- a CDS encoding glycosyltransferase produces the protein MLASAHLAKNAQHKLISVPKNKFSVPRLNADIIVSHLSVNWRSLPRLIALRALHPQAKLIHVEHSYTQKFAALNVGNRRRFFGLLGTAYALFDHVVAVSHAQAGWLSRRGLVAPQKLCVIHPAVDLSRFRALSAPVARPKVFGAIGRLHPQKGFDVLIQAFARCADPDLRLKIFGDGPQREELEVLARKDPRVSLEGYRPNAALAMAEVEAVVVPSRWEAYGLVVQEALAARRPTLVANVDGLRDQIADGAILVKGQSLRDWALAIQTARSAPAKRQTGFAKYQAHDGPTQFERDWQQLLNTCLPAGAQVDAWKSWRSREDSNPQPSA, from the coding sequence ATGCTGGCGTCAGCTCACTTGGCAAAAAACGCCCAGCACAAATTGATTTCGGTGCCGAAAAACAAATTTTCGGTGCCGCGTTTAAATGCAGATATTATTGTGTCCCATCTGAGCGTGAATTGGCGAAGCTTGCCGCGGTTGATTGCCTTACGTGCCTTGCACCCGCAAGCAAAGCTGATCCATGTTGAACATAGCTATACCCAGAAATTCGCAGCGCTGAATGTAGGCAACCGCAGGCGTTTCTTTGGCCTTTTGGGCACCGCCTATGCATTGTTTGATCATGTGGTGGCCGTGAGTCACGCCCAAGCGGGTTGGTTGTCACGCAGAGGTCTTGTGGCTCCGCAAAAACTGTGCGTGATCCACCCGGCGGTGGATTTGTCGCGCTTTCGGGCCTTGTCTGCCCCGGTTGCACGGCCAAAGGTCTTTGGGGCAATTGGACGATTGCACCCGCAAAAAGGCTTTGATGTGTTGATACAGGCATTTGCACGTTGTGCCGATCCGGACCTGCGCCTGAAAATATTTGGCGATGGGCCACAGCGCGAAGAACTGGAGGTTTTGGCGCGCAAAGATCCACGTGTCAGCTTGGAAGGCTACCGGCCAAATGCGGCGCTTGCGATGGCAGAGGTGGAGGCTGTTGTAGTGCCGTCGCGCTGGGAGGCCTATGGGCTTGTTGTGCAAGAAGCGCTTGCGGCGCGGCGTCCGACTTTGGTGGCCAATGTCGATGGGCTGCGCGACCAGATTGCTGACGGTGCTATTCTGGTCAAAGGACAGAGCCTGCGCGATTGGGCATTGGCCATACAAACCGCGCGTTCTGCACCCGCCAAACGACAGACGGGCTTTGCCAAGTATCAGGCTCATGATGGCCCAACGCAGTTTGAACGCGACTGGCAACAATTGCTTAACACCTGTTTGCCCGCTGGCGCGCAAGTTGATGCATGGAAGTCATGGCGATCCCGGGAGGACTCGAACCCCCAACCCTCTGCTTAG
- a CDS encoding aldo/keto reductase: protein MTAHRFDFPTNKIAQTPVSVSQISFGCSALANMYRTVTAADAQSLLTYSWNSGIRYFDTAPHYGRGLSEARLGEFLRTVPRDAITLSTKVGRVLRPGAVRAEADGFLNPLPNDVHYDYSGAGILESFNGSCARLGTDYIDILYVHDIGRATHGADNQKHFQDLMETGLPMLANLKQQGRIGAYGLGVNECEVCIDVLQDHPLDVILLAGRWTLLDRTAEQTLVPLCKSLGVSLVLGGIFNSGILATGAVPGAHFDYAPASQDILQRTRALEAESAAQNISLATAALRFAVAQDCVASVLIGTGKVSSLARNLESL, encoded by the coding sequence ATGACTGCGCATCGCTTTGATTTTCCAACGAACAAGATTGCGCAAACGCCCGTTTCTGTCAGCCAAATTTCATTTGGCTGCAGCGCACTCGCCAATATGTACCGCACTGTAACTGCCGCCGATGCGCAATCGCTGCTAACTTATTCGTGGAACAGCGGAATTCGCTATTTTGACACGGCCCCACATTATGGGCGCGGCTTGTCAGAGGCGCGCTTGGGGGAATTCTTGCGCACCGTGCCGCGTGACGCCATCACCTTATCCACAAAAGTTGGGCGCGTGTTGCGGCCGGGGGCTGTCCGCGCAGAGGCAGATGGCTTTCTAAATCCGCTGCCCAATGATGTGCATTATGATTATTCCGGCGCAGGGATCCTTGAAAGTTTCAATGGCAGCTGCGCGCGACTTGGCACGGACTATATCGACATCCTTTATGTGCATGACATTGGCAGGGCCACCCACGGCGCGGACAACCAAAAGCATTTCCAAGACCTTATGGAAACCGGCCTGCCCATGCTTGCCAACCTGAAACAACAGGGGCGCATCGGGGCCTATGGCCTTGGTGTTAACGAATGCGAGGTCTGCATTGATGTGCTGCAAGATCATCCGCTGGATGTTATCTTGCTGGCAGGCCGCTGGACCTTGCTTGATCGCACAGCCGAGCAAACTCTGGTGCCTCTTTGCAAGTCTCTGGGCGTCAGTCTGGTGCTGGGTGGCATTTTCAACTCGGGCATTCTGGCCACCGGGGCCGTGCCCGGGGCCCATTTTGATTATGCACCAGCCAGCCAGGACATTCTGCAGCGCACCCGAGCCCTAGAGGCGGAAAGCGCGGCGCAAAACATCTCATTGGCCACCGCCGCCCTTAGATTTGCGGTCGCGCAGGACTGTGTTGCAAGTGTTTTGATTGGTACCGGAAAGGTCAGTTCATTGGCCCGCAACCTCGAGTCACTCTAA